A genomic segment from Apium graveolens cultivar Ventura unplaced genomic scaffold, ASM990537v1 ctg4450, whole genome shotgun sequence encodes:
- the LOC141701841 gene encoding uncharacterized protein At4g02000-like produces the protein MEDTEIINQRLENMGIEEEENAGFMLEGEVDETTNRYELCLVGRLLTEKGVNTKVMKSRIADVWRPSMGLNITDLDQGIFLFQFFRKEDLEWVTNGGPWSFDNAMLALEKVTAGENPAKMQPCFVSIWIQLYNLPMGYMLETVGRQLGNFFGEFLEYDARNSMSWRDCMRVRIKIDVHKPLKRKKKIIKKDGSKIIVEYRYERLGEFCFSCGMVSHTDRFCRLSVTGEVGKEKEWGSWLRAPP, from the coding sequence ATGGAGGATACTGAGATTATTAATCAACGTCTGGAAAACATGGGTATTGAGGAGGAGGAGAATGCAGGCTTTATGTTGGAAGGAGAGGTGGATGAAACCACCAACAGATATGAACTTTGTCTTGTTGGGAGATTGCTTACGGAAAAAGGTGTAAACACAAAAGTCATGAAATCGAGGATAGCTGATGTCTGGAGGCCATCGATGGGGTTAAACATTACAGATCTCGATCAAGGCATATTTCTTTTTCAGTTCTTCAGAAAAGAAGATTTGGAATGGGTCACCAATGGCGGCCCTTGGTCATTCGACAACGCAATGCTGGCTCTGGAGAAAGTTACAGCGGGGGAGAACCCAGCAAAGATGCAGCCATGTTTTGTAAGTATTTGGATTCAGTTATATAATCTACCAATGGGGTATATGCTTGAAACAGTTGGGAGACAACTAGGGAATTTCTTTGGAGAATTTCTGGAATATGATGCAAGGAACAGTATGTCATGGAGGGATTGCATGAGAGTTCGAATTAAGATTGATGTACACAAACCTCTtaagagaaaaaagaaaattatCAAGAAAGATGGCTCGAAGATTATAGTGGAATATAGATACGAAAGACTGGGTGAATTCTGCTTTTCATGTGGGATGGTGAGTCACACTGATAGATTCTGCAGGCTGAGTGTAACTGGAGAGGTGGGCAAGGAGAAAGAATGGGGTAGTTGGCTCCGAGCACCACCATGA